Proteins encoded in a region of the Mucilaginibacter sabulilitoris genome:
- a CDS encoding M61 family metallopeptidase, translated as MKKIFLSAVVALFASAAIAQQETQKAIYYAISFPNAAHHEAEIVMTIPQVPDGPLRLRMSRSSAGRYATHEFGKNIYNVKATDVEGNALQLTQLEGDLYEVANHPANVKISYTLFGNWTDGTYASIDPSHAHLNMPATFMWAVGQDKRPVKFEFNDLDKYGWKVATQLKHEGVNVYSAPNLQYMMDSPTELANYKITSWDVTNADGKKEKINVTIHSDDDQATVDNFGKMVQKLVLEEKAVYGEFPAYDYGEYTFLTDVYPTTSGDGMEHRNSTCIVDELDKVAGNENDLLGVFSHEYFHSWNVKRIRPKSLEPFNFEHANMSSELWFAEGFTQYYGEMLLTRSGFNTLDDYTQTLSGLINQILNTPGAARYPATQMSRYSVFADAGVSIDPNNNVNDFTTYYYYGGAIALALDLRLRSEFNLTLDDYMRQIWLARGKVMKPYTIPDLQNDLAKVTNNPKFAADFFKRYIYGTDKNNYEELLSKAGLILRKINPGKAWAGSLASNPGRGRAGQARAAGAEGLPILSSTIIGTPVYKAGLDVGDIILKADGQTISDPKSFSTVIAGKKPGDKITVNYKNRTGAHETTITLEESPYFEVVTYEKAGKQLSKEQEAFRNNWLQSKVK; from the coding sequence ATGAAAAAAATATTTCTAAGTGCTGTTGTTGCCCTTTTTGCTTCTGCCGCCATTGCTCAGCAGGAGACACAAAAGGCCATTTACTATGCTATATCGTTCCCAAATGCCGCCCATCATGAGGCAGAAATTGTGATGACCATTCCGCAGGTCCCTGATGGCCCCTTACGACTGCGTATGAGCCGCTCGTCTGCCGGGCGCTACGCTACACATGAGTTTGGCAAAAACATTTACAATGTTAAAGCAACCGATGTTGAGGGCAATGCACTGCAGCTCACACAACTGGAAGGTGATCTGTATGAAGTAGCAAATCATCCGGCTAATGTTAAAATTAGCTATACCCTGTTTGGTAACTGGACCGACGGTACCTATGCCAGCATTGACCCCAGCCATGCCCACCTCAATATGCCCGCTACTTTTATGTGGGCAGTTGGCCAGGATAAACGACCTGTTAAGTTTGAATTTAATGATCTTGACAAATATGGATGGAAAGTTGCTACACAACTGAAACACGAAGGCGTGAATGTTTACAGCGCCCCTAACCTACAGTATATGATGGACAGCCCAACTGAGCTGGCTAATTATAAAATAACCAGCTGGGATGTAACAAATGCCGATGGTAAAAAAGAAAAGATCAACGTAACCATTCACTCAGATGATGACCAGGCCACGGTTGATAACTTTGGCAAAATGGTGCAAAAACTGGTACTGGAAGAAAAAGCGGTTTATGGCGAATTTCCTGCTTATGATTATGGCGAATATACTTTTTTAACCGACGTTTATCCAACAACCTCGGGCGATGGCATGGAACACCGTAACTCTACGTGTATTGTTGATGAACTTGACAAAGTAGCCGGTAATGAAAATGATTTGTTAGGCGTATTCTCGCACGAATATTTTCACAGTTGGAATGTAAAACGCATTCGCCCCAAATCATTGGAGCCTTTTAATTTTGAGCACGCCAATATGAGCAGCGAACTTTGGTTTGCCGAAGGTTTTACACAATATTATGGCGAAATGCTCCTTACACGTTCAGGATTCAATACCCTTGATGATTATACTCAAACCCTGAGTGGACTTATTAATCAGATCCTGAACACACCGGGAGCCGCTAGATATCCGGCTACACAAATGAGCCGCTATTCGGTATTTGCAGATGCAGGCGTATCTATCGACCCTAATAATAACGTAAATGATTTTACAACCTATTATTACTACGGTGGCGCTATTGCCCTGGCCCTCGATCTTCGCCTGCGCAGCGAATTTAATTTAACCCTTGATGATTACATGCGCCAGATTTGGCTGGCCCGCGGCAAGGTAATGAAACCTTATACCATTCCTGATCTGCAAAACGATTTGGCCAAGGTTACCAATAACCCCAAATTTGCCGCCGATTTCTTTAAACGCTACATTTACGGTACCGATAAAAATAATTACGAAGAATTATTAAGTAAAGCCGGTTTAATATTACGTAAAATAAACCCAGGCAAAGCCTGGGCGGGTTCATTGGCATCAAATCCTGGTCGTGGCCGTGCAGGACAGGCTCGTGCAGCGGGCGCCGAAGGTTTACCTATTTTATCGAGTACTATCATTGGCACTCCAGTTTACAAAGCAGGGCTCGATGTAGGTGATATTATTTTAAAAGCCGATGGGCAAACCATCAGCGACCCAAAATCGTTTTCAACTGTAATTGCCGGTAAAAAACCCGGCGATAAGATAACCGTGAACTATAAAAACCGCACCGGTGCCCACGAAACAACCATTACACTGGAAGAGAGCCCATATTTTGAAGTAGTTACTTACGAAAAAGCTGGCAAACAACTTAGCAAGGAGCAAGAGGCCTTCCGTAATAACTGGTTACAGTCAAAAGTTAAATAA
- a CDS encoding serine hydrolase, translating to MKKILLLFIVCISFITTSRAQHADRTKFIKDSLDLYISRALTNWRVPGIAVCIVKDNKIVLIKGYGIKELGLPNPVDVNTLFMIGSNTKAFTATALAMLQANNKLSLDEKVTKYIPEFKLDNKFAGQEATVRDLLCHRLGFQTFQGDFTFYNTNLTRADVIKKLGELKATYPFRTKWGYTNAAFLTAGELIPRVAGKPWEVYIKEAIFAPLGMTNTLALSKDLPKSLNRTVPHTFTNDGRLTPIPYCQIDGLAPAGAISSSASDMSKWVLALLNNGKVGNRQVIPQTAIMATREPQDIVGSQFHLNGENNFELYGLGWFIQDYFNHRLIMHDGGVNGYLSSVTLSPQDNLGIVILTNTDQNRIYEALRWEILDAYFGRGYRNYSDAYLKNYKTQASAEQQTDRKLRDTLLLNLKPALPISAYTGKYSNSFYGSMTVTQGENNDLEMRFEHHPIMFAKLQPLGGNRFYVTFSDLALGKAVFPFTVQNGRVTSVKVKVADFIERGAYEFKKD from the coding sequence ATGAAAAAAATACTTCTACTTTTTATTGTTTGTATTTCATTTATAACTACTTCCCGGGCCCAACACGCCGACCGTACTAAATTCATAAAAGATAGTCTTGATTTGTATATAAGCCGGGCACTTACCAACTGGCGTGTACCCGGCATCGCCGTTTGTATAGTAAAAGATAACAAGATAGTGCTTATAAAAGGTTATGGCATTAAAGAGCTGGGGCTGCCCAATCCGGTAGATGTAAATACATTGTTTATGATAGGCAGTAACACCAAAGCGTTTACTGCTACGGCACTTGCCATGCTGCAGGCCAATAACAAGCTGTCACTTGATGAAAAAGTAACCAAATATATTCCGGAATTTAAACTTGATAATAAATTTGCAGGCCAGGAGGCCACCGTACGCGACCTGTTATGCCATCGTCTGGGTTTTCAGACTTTTCAGGGCGATTTTACTTTTTATAACACCAACCTTACCCGTGCAGATGTAATTAAAAAATTAGGAGAGCTTAAGGCGACTTATCCTTTCCGTACCAAATGGGGTTACACTAATGCTGCATTTTTAACGGCCGGAGAGCTCATTCCACGGGTTGCGGGCAAACCATGGGAAGTATATATAAAAGAAGCCATTTTTGCCCCGCTGGGCATGACCAATACCCTGGCCTTAAGCAAGGATCTGCCTAAATCATTAAACCGCACTGTACCCCATACTTTCACCAACGACGGCAGGTTAACTCCGATACCTTACTGCCAGATTGATGGACTCGCGCCGGCGGGCGCCATTAGTTCATCGGCAAGTGATATGAGCAAATGGGTACTGGCCTTGTTGAATAATGGCAAAGTTGGTAACAGACAGGTTATACCTCAAACGGCCATAATGGCAACCCGCGAACCGCAGGATATTGTTGGCAGTCAATTTCATCTTAACGGCGAAAACAATTTTGAGCTGTACGGCCTGGGGTGGTTTATACAAGATTATTTTAACCACCGGCTTATTATGCATGATGGGGGCGTAAATGGCTATCTGTCGTCGGTAACATTGTCGCCACAGGATAACCTGGGTATAGTGATATTAACCAATACCGATCAGAACAGGATTTATGAAGCTTTACGCTGGGAAATACTTGACGCGTATTTTGGTCGCGGCTATCGCAATTACAGCGACGCGTACTTAAAAAATTATAAAACCCAGGCGTCTGCCGAACAGCAAACCGACAGAAAACTGCGTGATACCTTATTGCTCAATCTAAAACCCGCGTTGCCTATAAGTGCATATACCGGTAAATATAGCAATAGCTTTTATGGCAGTATGACTGTTACACAGGGAGAAAACAATGATCTGGAGATGCGTTTTGAACATCACCCAATTATGTTTGCCAAATTGCAGCCATTAGGCGGCAATCGTTTCTACGTTACCTTCTCTGATCTTGCGCTTGGCAAAGCTGTTTTTCCATTCACCGTTCAAAATGGCCGGGTAACAAGCGTAAAAGTTAAAGTTGCTGATTTTATTGAACGTGGTGCTTATGAGTTTAAGAAGGATTGA
- a CDS encoding class I SAM-dependent rRNA methyltransferase has translation MIDVILNKGKEKAVLQKHPWVFSGAIEKVKGKAVNGDVVRLLNSKGDFMAYGFYNNQSRVALRLLEWNEDVEINDDWFRTKLAVAVKSRAHVLANGTNTCRLVFSEADYLPGLIVDKYANHLAVQVLTSGMEKMMPVIVDELQKLLNPESISDKSDAASRAHEGLPEAESKVLAGNAPPEIVEVLENNVVYGINITEGQKSGFYCDQRDNRHILATYASNKKVLDCFCYTGGFTLNSLKNGAVSVTSVDSSALAIETLKENIQLNKLDAARHTAIKSDVNTQLRKFRDDGEMFDVIVLDPPKYAPSRSALTRASRAYKDLNRLGMLLLNEGGLLATYSCSGAMDMETFKQVIAWAALDAGKQVQFIYQFHQPEDHPVRASFPEGEYLKGLLCRVF, from the coding sequence ATGATTGATGTTATATTAAATAAGGGTAAAGAAAAAGCTGTTCTGCAAAAACATCCCTGGGTATTTTCAGGTGCTATTGAAAAGGTAAAGGGTAAGGCGGTTAACGGCGATGTGGTGCGCCTGCTCAATTCAAAGGGCGATTTTATGGCTTATGGTTTTTATAACAACCAATCGAGAGTTGCTCTGCGGCTTTTGGAATGGAATGAAGATGTGGAAATAAACGACGATTGGTTCCGCACCAAACTGGCCGTAGCTGTAAAAAGCCGGGCGCATGTATTAGCTAACGGAACCAATACCTGCAGGCTGGTTTTTAGCGAGGCTGATTATTTGCCGGGGCTGATAGTTGATAAATATGCCAATCACCTGGCCGTGCAGGTTCTTACTTCGGGTATGGAAAAGATGATGCCGGTGATTGTTGATGAGCTGCAAAAACTGTTAAATCCTGAAAGTATATCAGATAAAAGTGATGCCGCGTCAAGGGCGCACGAAGGCTTACCTGAGGCCGAAAGTAAAGTGCTTGCGGGTAATGCGCCCCCCGAAATTGTGGAGGTATTGGAAAATAATGTTGTTTACGGCATCAATATCACCGAAGGTCAAAAATCGGGCTTTTACTGTGATCAACGCGATAACCGGCATATACTGGCAACTTATGCCTCCAATAAAAAAGTATTGGATTGCTTTTGCTATACCGGAGGTTTTACGCTAAACAGCTTAAAAAATGGCGCTGTGTCGGTAACCAGTGTGGATAGCTCTGCATTGGCTATTGAAACATTAAAAGAAAATATACAACTAAATAAACTGGATGCTGCCAGACATACCGCCATAAAATCTGATGTAAATACACAGTTGCGTAAATTCAGGGATGATGGTGAAATGTTTGATGTTATAGTGCTCGACCCTCCAAAATATGCGCCATCACGCTCGGCATTAACAAGGGCTTCGCGTGCCTATAAAGATCTGAACCGCCTGGGCATGCTGCTGCTGAATGAAGGTGGTTTGCTGGCTACTTATTCCTGCTCAGGAGCTATGGATATGGAAACTTTTAAGCAAGTAATTGCATGGGCAGCACTTGATGCAGGTAAGCAGGTACAGTTTATTTACCAGTTTCATCAACCCGAAGACCATCCGGTAAGAGCCTCATTCCCGGAAGGCGAATATTTGAAGGGGCTGCTTTGCAGGGTGTTTTAA
- a CDS encoding ATP-binding protein, whose amino-acid sequence MKNVLKIAIVGPESTGKSTMSDYLAGHYHTIAVPEFSRSYCEQLTGECTFQDEINMFHGQLALEAELLPKANRILICDTTFITVKIWSEHVFGKAPQEVLDELPRHPYDFYLLLNIDLPWQDDPLRNFPNLREHFMAVWHKELNALNARYVVISGAGEERHDNAVKAINNFLAAD is encoded by the coding sequence ATGAAAAACGTACTTAAAATTGCAATAGTAGGCCCGGAGTCAACAGGAAAATCAACCATGTCTGATTATCTTGCCGGGCATTATCATACTATTGCGGTACCGGAATTCTCGAGGAGTTATTGCGAGCAATTAACCGGTGAATGTACTTTTCAGGATGAAATTAACATGTTTCACGGTCAGCTTGCACTTGAAGCGGAATTACTGCCCAAAGCCAACCGTATCCTGATCTGCGATACTACCTTCATCACCGTTAAAATATGGAGCGAGCACGTATTTGGCAAAGCACCCCAGGAGGTACTTGATGAATTGCCCCGCCACCCCTATGATTTTTACCTGCTGTTAAACATCGACCTTCCCTGGCAGGATGACCCCTTGCGCAATTTCCCCAATCTGCGCGAACACTTTATGGCCGTGTGGCACAAAGAACTTAATGCATTGAATGCACGGTATGTAGTTATATCGGGAGCCGGCGAAGAAAGACATGATAACGCCGTAAAAGCTATTAATAATTTTTTGGCGGCCGATTAA
- a CDS encoding TerC family protein, with protein sequence MEIFAQAESWISLITLTLLEIVLGIDNVIFISILADKLPASQQAQGRRLGLGMAMITRVLLLLSISWVMTLTAPLFNLGHLFSITDADWVEKLAISGRDLILIVGGLFLIYKSTAEIHHKIEGDEENTESIKKHSFWGTIVQIMLLDIVFSLDSVITAVGMASHVEIMIIAVVIAVGIMMWASNGVAKFVNNHPTVKMLALSFLLLIGVSLLAEAFEQHIPKGYIYFAMAFSVLVEMLNLKMKAKAVKKVKR encoded by the coding sequence ATGGAAATATTTGCCCAGGCCGAATCGTGGATATCCTTAATTACCTTAACCTTACTGGAGATTGTTTTGGGTATTGATAATGTCATCTTTATATCTATCCTTGCCGATAAATTACCGGCAAGCCAGCAAGCCCAAGGGCGCAGGCTTGGCTTGGGTATGGCCATGATTACCCGCGTGTTGCTGCTGCTATCTATTAGCTGGGTAATGACGCTCACTGCCCCCCTGTTCAACCTTGGGCATTTGTTTAGCATCACAGATGCAGACTGGGTTGAAAAATTAGCCATATCCGGCCGCGACCTCATCCTTATAGTGGGCGGATTATTCCTGATCTATAAAAGTACAGCCGAGATACATCATAAAATTGAAGGCGACGAAGAAAATACTGAAAGCATAAAAAAACATTCTTTTTGGGGTACCATTGTACAAATTATGCTGCTTGATATCGTGTTTTCGCTCGATTCTGTGATTACCGCTGTAGGTATGGCCAGTCATGTAGAGATCATGATCATTGCTGTGGTAATTGCGGTAGGTATTATGATGTGGGCATCAAATGGTGTAGCTAAGTTTGTTAACAACCACCCTACCGTGAAAATGCTGGCCTTATCATTCCTGTTACTTATAGGTGTTTCATTATTGGCAGAGGCGTTTGAACAGCACATTCCCAAAGGATACATTTATTTCGCTATGGCCTTTTCCGTATTGGTTGAAATGCTGAACCTAAAAATGAAGGCAAAAGCCGTGAAAAAAGTAAAGAGATAA
- a CDS encoding DUF2911 domain-containing protein, giving the protein MRKTYLFLAIMLLACISFKSYAQVPRIPEASSTQTIIQDFGLGKVTITYSRPNVKDRKIFGGIIPYGEVWRTGANAATTITFTEKIVIDGHSVPAGTYSLFSIPERNEWTIILNKTVKQWGAYSYKQANDLLRFTVKSRRVNEKRETFTMQFVNTTTKSTDLYLVWDHTAAIIHMETDDDEKITANIDELMKGDRKPYYFNAIQYYYENNKDVDKALGWVAEAEKEEPKSSWFKLWESRLLLRKGNKAGAIAAAEAGIKLAKDSNDEEYIRLNQEALDQAKN; this is encoded by the coding sequence ATGAGAAAAACTTACTTATTCCTTGCTATCATGCTATTGGCATGCATTAGCTTCAAAAGCTATGCGCAAGTACCCCGCATACCTGAGGCCAGCTCAACACAAACCATTATCCAGGATTTTGGACTGGGTAAAGTGACCATCACCTATTCAAGACCTAATGTTAAGGACCGTAAAATTTTTGGCGGCATTATACCTTATGGTGAAGTTTGGAGAACCGGCGCCAATGCGGCTACTACCATAACATTTACCGAAAAAATAGTTATTGATGGCCATAGTGTACCGGCTGGTACATATTCGCTTTTTAGTATTCCCGAAAGAAATGAGTGGACTATTATACTCAACAAAACGGTTAAACAATGGGGCGCTTACAGTTACAAACAAGCTAATGACCTTTTACGGTTCACTGTAAAATCAAGGCGGGTGAATGAAAAAAGGGAAACCTTTACCATGCAGTTTGTAAATACCACTACCAAATCAACAGATCTGTATTTGGTATGGGACCACACAGCGGCGATAATACACATGGAAACTGATGATGACGAGAAAATCACAGCGAACATTGATGAGCTGATGAAGGGCGACCGTAAGCCTTATTATTTTAACGCCATACAATATTATTACGAAAACAATAAAGATGTTGACAAAGCCTTAGGTTGGGTAGCAGAGGCCGAGAAAGAAGAGCCTAAAAGTTCGTGGTTTAAATTATGGGAATCCCGTTTATTGCTAAGAAAGGGTAATAAAGCCGGTGCTATTGCAGCAGCTGAGGCCGGTATTAAGCTTGCTAAAGACAGTAATGACGAAGAATATATCAGACTGAACCAGGAGGCACTGGATCAGGCAAAAAATTAA
- a CDS encoding M20/M25/M40 family metallo-hydrolase, which yields MKRTLATIALLAASTYSFGQDVNKMISQDDVTRIIKTLSADDMQGRATFTPGIEKAATFIEGEYTKAGLKPLTGNTGFRQNFNMIRSTPLKISATINGKTISADSVVAAAGASFNWSNNSDVQVVQIGPEKNFIQEYLAATKSGKKMLMLVDPRFQAVFTRVRNHVMAGSASFKTDNNTQAIVFVLGKFDSVKSFEVNYEGKTEELPLFNVAGMIPGKTKPDEYVVFSGHYDHLGIIKPMEGDSIANGADDDASGTTAVISLAKYYKKLNNNARTLIFVAFTAEEIGEYGSQYFATKVDPDKVVAMFNIEMIGKASKFGENSAFITGFERSNFGTILQNNLQGTVFRFHPDPYPDQDLFYRSDNASLAEKGVPAHTISTDQIDIDKLYHTVKDEFSSLDVSNITSTIRAIALSSRTIVSGKDTPTRVAKLEK from the coding sequence ATGAAAAGAACTTTAGCAACAATCGCCCTGTTAGCTGCATCAACATACAGCTTTGGACAGGATGTAAACAAAATGATAAGCCAGGATGATGTAACACGCATTATAAAAACACTGAGTGCCGACGATATGCAGGGGCGGGCCACGTTTACCCCCGGCATTGAAAAAGCGGCTACCTTCATTGAGGGCGAATACACTAAAGCGGGCTTAAAGCCTTTAACCGGCAATACCGGTTTTCGTCAGAATTTCAACATGATACGCTCAACGCCGTTGAAAATATCGGCCACAATTAACGGCAAAACAATATCAGCCGATAGCGTTGTGGCAGCGGCTGGCGCCTCGTTTAACTGGAGTAATAATAGTGATGTACAAGTGGTACAGATAGGTCCCGAAAAAAACTTTATCCAGGAGTACTTAGCTGCGACCAAGAGTGGTAAAAAGATGTTGATGCTCGTCGATCCACGTTTTCAGGCTGTGTTTACTCGTGTACGCAACCATGTAATGGCCGGCAGCGCCAGCTTTAAAACGGACAATAATACACAAGCCATCGTATTTGTTTTAGGCAAGTTTGATAGCGTAAAGTCATTTGAAGTAAACTATGAGGGCAAAACTGAGGAGCTCCCCCTGTTTAACGTAGCAGGTATGATCCCCGGTAAAACCAAACCCGACGAGTATGTTGTTTTCTCGGGCCACTATGACCATTTGGGTATTATCAAACCAATGGAAGGTGATAGTATCGCCAACGGAGCCGATGATGATGCTTCAGGCACTACTGCCGTAATTAGCCTGGCTAAGTACTACAAAAAACTTAATAACAATGCACGAACGCTCATATTTGTAGCCTTCACAGCCGAAGAGATTGGCGAATATGGCTCACAATATTTTGCCACCAAAGTTGATCCGGACAAGGTTGTGGCCATGTTTAATATCGAGATGATAGGTAAAGCCTCCAAATTCGGCGAAAATTCGGCTTTCATAACGGGGTTTGAACGCTCAAACTTTGGCACCATACTACAAAATAATTTGCAGGGAACGGTATTTAGATTTCATCCAGACCCCTATCCCGACCAGGATTTGTTTTACCGCAGCGATAATGCATCGCTGGCGGAGAAAGGCGTACCTGCGCATACTATCTCAACCGACCAAATTGACATTGACAAACTGTATCATACCGTAAAGGATGAATTTAGCTCACTTGACGTAAGTAATATTACCTCCACCATCAGGGCTATCGCTTTGAGCTCACGCACCATAGTTTCAGGTAAGGATACCCCAACGCGTGTAGCCAAACTCGAAAAATAA
- a CDS encoding RNA polymerase sigma factor encodes MEAIYIDKHYNLVVECKQGSRKACYELYRLYSKAMLNVAFRIVGNIGEAEDVLQEAFLDAFNKLKDFRQETTFGLWLKQIVVNRSINLLRKRRLELIELEGDHLENIPEEESEDEDDVQYQVAVVKEGIKELPDGYRVVLSLYLLEGYDHEEISQILNISENTSRTQFLRAKRKLMEILKRKGPAS; translated from the coding sequence TTGGAAGCCATATATATTGATAAGCATTACAACCTGGTAGTTGAGTGCAAACAGGGAAGCAGGAAAGCCTGTTACGAATTGTACCGGTTATATTCTAAAGCGATGTTAAACGTCGCCTTTAGGATCGTGGGCAATATTGGCGAGGCTGAAGATGTTTTGCAGGAGGCTTTTTTGGATGCCTTTAACAAGCTTAAAGATTTCAGGCAGGAAACCACTTTTGGTTTATGGCTTAAACAAATAGTGGTTAACCGCTCTATAAACCTGTTGCGCAAACGCAGGCTGGAGCTTATAGAACTGGAGGGCGATCATTTAGAGAATATACCTGAAGAAGAGAGCGAAGATGAAGATGATGTGCAGTACCAGGTAGCTGTTGTAAAAGAAGGCATTAAAGAATTGCCCGATGGTTACAGGGTGGTACTGTCGCTTTACCTGCTTGAGGGTTATGACCATGAAGAGATAAGTCAAATATTGAACATATCAGAAAATACCTCGAGAACACAGTTTTTGAGAGCTAAAAGGAAATTAATGGAGATTTTAAAAAGGAAAGGACCAGCATCATGA
- a CDS encoding DUF4097 family beta strand repeat-containing protein — protein sequence MKPKIFKPSLLALLMLLAMSPAFAQEPPIAKPTPPVPPVQPLPPLKTIPPLNDADFKFEMKDTQLKMKDMQLKMAKIKMPNFKYQMDVKLKHLDKQLKHLDKKIAFKMDRPHLKKFNYKLNDSLDFAYKFDSNAMSQVAFGFKDFDTNFSYNTNTDDNVQDGVEKVKNYSKSYPIDGNDVINLDNRFGKITVNTWTKNEVKVDVQIKVASNDDDRAQKLLDNVTIRDSKDGSGVYFKTNIDNNNEDKSWSLFGGKHNNVRKIEVNYMVYMPAKNPLNVNNKYGSTTLPDLEGKLNINTSYGSLETKSLSNPGNQINVRYGSANIGALNGSDLDVAYGSLNLGECNKLNANISYGSAKIGKITTSGSINVKFSGGLNIDNIDKNVKNLEVNASYSSVKLGISNDQNADFDVTVRYGSFNYGGHDINITSKTPADGERGFNPTKTYKGHLGKGGTDKTITINSSYGSVSFN from the coding sequence ATGAAACCAAAAATATTTAAACCGTCACTGCTGGCTCTGCTGATGTTATTAGCAATGAGCCCGGCTTTTGCCCAGGAACCTCCGATAGCGAAGCCAACCCCTCCGGTTCCGCCAGTGCAACCCTTACCGCCTTTAAAAACCATTCCACCATTAAATGATGCTGACTTTAAGTTTGAGATGAAGGATACGCAACTAAAAATGAAGGACATGCAATTGAAGATGGCAAAAATCAAAATGCCCAACTTCAAATATCAGATGGACGTTAAGCTGAAACATTTGGATAAGCAGCTTAAGCACCTGGATAAAAAAATAGCGTTTAAAATGGATAGACCCCATCTTAAAAAATTCAACTACAAATTGAATGACAGCCTCGATTTCGCTTATAAATTTGATAGTAACGCAATGTCACAGGTTGCCTTTGGGTTTAAGGATTTTGATACCAATTTCAGCTACAATACAAATACAGACGATAACGTGCAGGATGGCGTTGAAAAAGTTAAAAATTATAGCAAAAGCTATCCTATTGATGGCAATGACGTAATAAATCTGGATAACCGCTTTGGGAAAATAACCGTGAACACCTGGACCAAAAACGAGGTAAAGGTTGATGTACAAATTAAAGTGGCGTCAAACGATGACGACAGGGCACAGAAGCTGCTTGACAATGTAACCATCAGGGATAGTAAGGATGGTTCGGGCGTTTATTTTAAAACCAATATCGACAATAATAATGAAGATAAATCATGGTCGCTGTTTGGCGGCAAACATAATAATGTACGCAAAATTGAGGTGAACTACATGGTGTATATGCCTGCTAAAAACCCATTAAATGTAAATAACAAATATGGCAGCACAACTTTGCCCGACCTGGAAGGCAAACTTAACATTAATACCAGCTACGGCAGCCTCGAAACAAAATCATTAAGTAACCCTGGCAATCAAATTAACGTAAGGTACGGCAGTGCAAATATTGGCGCGCTTAATGGTAGCGATTTGGATGTTGCTTATGGTAGTTTAAACCTGGGCGAGTGTAACAAGTTAAACGCCAATATAAGTTATGGCTCTGCTAAAATTGGTAAAATTACTACCTCAGGAAGCATTAATGTAAAGTTCAGTGGTGGCCTGAATATTGACAATATAGACAAAAACGTTAAAAATTTAGAGGTGAACGCATCCTATTCAAGCGTAAAGCTGGGTATCAGTAATGATCAAAATGCCGATTTTGATGTAACCGTGCGTTATGGCAGTTTCAACTACGGCGGACATGACATCAACATTACCAGCAAAACCCCGGCCGACGGCGAAAGAGGATTTAACCCAACCAAAACGTATAAAGGCCATCTGGGTAAAGGTGGAACCGATAAAACAATAACCATTAATTCCAGCTATGGCAGCGTAAGTTTTAATTAA